Proteins co-encoded in one Carassius carassius chromosome 35, fCarCar2.1, whole genome shotgun sequence genomic window:
- the LOC132116207 gene encoding C-C motif chemokine 12-like isoform X1 encodes MPRAMALTSRLIIIVVLIALMGCFTGAQANYRRPTRVGVSCCKEVSKGRIPASIKLMGYKHQNALSPCVEAIIFYTEKEKLCSDPKAPWIKNRLNGLQKIVD; translated from the exons ATGCCAAGAGCCATGGCCTTGACTTCTAGATTAATCATCATTGTTGTTCTGATCGCCCTAATGGGATGTTTCACGGGTGCACAAGCCAACT ATCGTCGTCCCACTCGTGTTGGAGTGAGCTGCTGTAAGGAAGTATCAAAAGGAAGAATCCCTGCTTCAATTAAACTGATGGGATACAAGCATCAGAATGCTCTGAGTCCATGTGTGGAAGCTATAAT ATTCTACACAGAGAAGGAAAAGTTATGTTCAGATCCAAAAGCGCCCTGGATTAAAAACCGTCTGAATG GTCTGCAGAAGATAGTGGACTGA
- the LOC132116207 gene encoding C-C motif chemokine 12-like isoform X2, which produces MQLCWKLALVMLVLVCVTAQQHNYRRPTRVGVSCCKEVSKGRIPASIKLMGYKHQNALSPCVEAIIFYTEKEKLCSDPKAPWIKNRLNGLQKIVD; this is translated from the exons ATGCAGCTCTGCTGGAAATTAGCTCTGGTGATGCTGGTTCTTGTGTGTGTTACTGCACAGCAACACAACT ATCGTCGTCCCACTCGTGTTGGAGTGAGCTGCTGTAAGGAAGTATCAAAAGGAAGAATCCCTGCTTCAATTAAACTGATGGGATACAAGCATCAGAATGCTCTGAGTCCATGTGTGGAAGCTATAAT ATTCTACACAGAGAAGGAAAAGTTATGTTCAGATCCAAAAGCGCCCTGGATTAAAAACCGTCTGAATG GTCTGCAGAAGATAGTGGACTGA